A window of the Synechococcus sp. LTW-R genome harbors these coding sequences:
- a CDS encoding M23 family metallopeptidase produces MIRPPRLRWLLLTPLLLAAPLGSEPLEPPPLPAPEPPLRPSLQQLQAVPPPKRFDQSLDALVRQGIVTPSERRALRGGGAALQPLDVGAFQKACRTGALSARECRGGIALRWGLRREGARRPPLSVPVSALLGGRFDLARVFRVTPRPAPVAGNGNRRLLLPIIGSAFKSSGFGWRLHPLLGGWRLHAGDDLAAPEGTPVVAALAGRVVSSGLAGGYGLAVEVEHQRPRRRSLYGHLSELYVRAGDRVLQGEVLGRVGSTGLSTGPHLHFELRQPVSGGWVAVDPGEFDPGSALRGTDAVALLMGQLISSLERPRG; encoded by the coding sequence GTGATTCGCCCCCCACGGCTCCGTTGGCTGCTCCTCACGCCGTTGCTCCTGGCGGCACCGCTGGGCTCTGAGCCGCTCGAACCCCCTCCGTTGCCGGCGCCCGAGCCCCCGCTGCGGCCTTCCCTGCAGCAGCTTCAGGCGGTTCCGCCCCCGAAGCGCTTTGACCAGTCCCTCGATGCCCTGGTGCGGCAGGGCATCGTGACCCCTTCGGAGCGGCGGGCCCTGCGGGGGGGCGGAGCCGCGCTGCAGCCCCTGGATGTGGGGGCGTTTCAGAAGGCCTGCCGCACCGGTGCCCTTTCGGCGCGGGAATGCCGCGGTGGCATCGCCCTGCGCTGGGGGCTGCGCCGGGAAGGGGCACGGCGCCCGCCACTCTCGGTTCCGGTCTCGGCCCTGCTGGGTGGGCGTTTTGACCTGGCGAGGGTGTTTCGTGTGACCCCGAGGCCGGCGCCGGTGGCGGGCAATGGCAACCGGCGTTTGCTGCTGCCGATCATTGGCTCCGCCTTCAAGTCGAGTGGTTTTGGTTGGCGGCTGCATCCCCTGTTGGGGGGCTGGCGTCTCCATGCCGGCGATGACCTGGCGGCCCCAGAGGGCACACCGGTGGTGGCGGCCTTGGCGGGTCGGGTGGTCAGCAGCGGATTGGCCGGTGGCTATGGCTTGGCGGTGGAGGTCGAGCACCAGCGGCCGCGGCGCCGCAGCCTCTATGGCCACCTGTCTGAGCTGTATGTCCGCGCCGGTGATCGCGTGCTGCAGGGGGAGGTGCTCGGCCGGGTGGGCAGCACGGGCTTGAGCACGGGGCCCCATCTGCATTTCGAGTTGCGGCAGCCGGTCTCCGGGGGCTGGGTCGCGGTGGATCCCGGAGAGTTCGACCCGGGTTCCGCCCTGCGCGGAACGGACGCGGTTGCCCTCTTGATGGGGCAGCTGATCAGCAGCCTGGAGCGGCCTCGCGGCTAA
- a CDS encoding biotin--[acetyl-CoA-carboxylase] ligase, with translation MAEQPLSAATLVHQLRQVPGDYPLPWRIQVRSICASTELELDRWLQREPIGAAARVVVAHRQGFGHGQQGRVWSSPAGGLWLSAALPWPPDPDRSASLALAVSVGVALQLEELGLEPAIKWPNDLLVSSLKLCGFLPRLTWRAGRVRHARVGLGLNGTNSVPAGAVSLQQLRVRQRPAVLGARVLRALEWAAAAAEQPELVRRQAQQRLWNPGPLDHDGQRWSITGLSLDGGLQLENASGSTVLRRRF, from the coding sequence ATGGCTGAACAGCCTTTAAGCGCTGCGACGCTGGTGCATCAGTTGCGCCAAGTCCCCGGGGACTACCCCCTGCCCTGGCGCATTCAGGTGCGATCCATCTGTGCCAGCACGGAGCTGGAACTGGACCGGTGGCTTCAGCGTGAGCCGATCGGGGCGGCGGCACGGGTGGTCGTGGCGCACCGCCAGGGCTTTGGCCATGGCCAGCAGGGCCGCGTTTGGTCCTCTCCCGCTGGAGGCCTCTGGTTGAGTGCCGCCTTGCCCTGGCCGCCGGACCCGGATCGCTCGGCCTCCCTGGCCTTGGCCGTCTCGGTCGGTGTGGCCCTGCAGTTGGAGGAGCTGGGCTTGGAGCCTGCGATCAAATGGCCCAATGACCTGCTGGTGTCGAGCCTGAAGCTGTGTGGGTTCCTGCCGCGCCTGACCTGGCGGGCTGGTCGCGTCCGCCACGCCCGGGTGGGCCTGGGCCTGAACGGCACCAATTCCGTTCCGGCGGGGGCGGTGAGCCTGCAGCAGCTGCGCGTCCGCCAGCGCCCTGCGGTCTTAGGCGCCCGCGTCTTGCGTGCCCTCGAATGGGCGGCCGCTGCGGCGGAGCAGCCGGAGTTGGTGCGGCGTCAGGCCCAGCAGCGTCTGTGGAACCCCGGTCCCTTGGACCATGACGGCCAGCGCTGGAGCATCACCGGCCTCAGCCTGGATGGGGGATTGCAGCTTGAAAATGCCTCTGGCTCGACGGTGTTGCGGCGGCGTTTTTAG